A stretch of the Aphis gossypii isolate Hap1 chromosome 2, ASM2018417v2, whole genome shotgun sequence genome encodes the following:
- the LOC126549689 gene encoding uncharacterized protein LOC126549689: protein MAAELRDLVSRRGAMKRQITAFQKFFDNGNFSNPSTIMELGMRTTRLEAAYGAFLNSQTRIEILDPREEQLEERLAVETAYYETISPAMVFLESAKTNQRRASEASSRQSSADNMGRYDTQSAIRLPPISLPEFNGDYKQWLSYRDTFESLVHSNNHLPDIQKLHYLKSSLKNEAAQVIESLETSSANYLSAWEQLRERYDNNRKMVGIHFHAVCSMSPIAIASSVNLRRHRNGLNSHLRALKALKLPVEHWDALVIHLMVEKLDVESHRLWESSRSSDSLPSMQDYLIFLNQRCLILESIETRSSYCQAARPTSYDDNTNQYAPKKRSYTTAFATTDKSISSCTTCSGGQHPLYACRGFLGMTISVRREHVRSKRLCYNCLRPDHAARHCSITLHHGLVTFSVSDVSRSSTGIRSK from the coding sequence ATGGCTGCCGAACTAAGAGATCTCGTCAGTCGTCGGGGAGCAATGAAGCGGCAGATCACTGCCTTTCAGAAATTCTTTGACAACGGCAACTTTTCAAATCCATCGACGATCATGGAACTAGGAATGCGAACTACGAGGCTTGAAGCTGCTTACGGAGCCTTCCTCAACAGTCAAACGCGTATAGAAATATTGGATCCCCGTGAAGAACAACTAGAAGAACGCTTGGCTGTAGAAACAGCCTACTATGAGACTATTTCACCAGCTATGGTTTTTCTCGAATCtgcaaaaacaaatcaaaggAGAGCAAGCGAAGCCTCAAGCCGCCAAAGCTCTGCGGACAACATGGGACGATATGACACCCAATCAGCTATAAGACTGCCGCCAATCTCACTGCCGGAATTCAACGGAGATTACAAACAGTGGCTGAGCTACAGGGACACGTTTGAATCACTTGTTCATAGCAACAACCACCTTCCGGATATCCAAAAATTGCACTATCTCAAATCTTCATTGAAAAACGAGGCGGCTCAAGTCATTGAGTCCTTGGAAACTTCATCTGCGAACTATTTGTCAGCTTGGGAACAGTTACGCGAACGATATGACAACAATCGAAAAATGGTCGGAATCCACTTCCATGCAGTATGCAGTATGTCACCAATAGCAATAGCATCGTCAGTTAATTTGAGAAGGCATCGGAACGGTTTAAATAGTCATCTACGAGCCTTGAAGGCTCTCAAGCTTCCGGTAGAACATTGGGATGCCCTGGTCATTCACCTAATGGTAGAAAAATTGGACGTGGAATCACACCGTCTGTGGGAATCTAGCCGCTCCAGCGACTCACTTCCTTCAATGCAAGATTATCTGATATTCTTGAATCAACGATGCCTGATTCTGGAGTCCATTGAAACAAGATCAAGCTACTGTCAAGCAGCGCGACCAACCTCATATGACGACAACACTAATCAGTACGCACCAAAAAAGCGATCCTACACCACCGCCTTCGCCACAACTGACAAGTCAATCTCATCATGTACAACATGCAGTGGCGGCCAACACCCGTTGTACGCTTGCCGAGGGTTCCTGGGAATGACCATCAGCGTACGCAGAGAACACGTGCGTTCAAAACGACTATGCTACAACTGCCTCCGCCCGGATCACGCAGCTAGGCACTGTTCGATAACGTTACACCATGGGCTCGTTACGTTTTCCGTGTCCGATGTTTCAAGATCGTCGACGGGCATCCGGTCGAAATAA
- the LOC126549690 gene encoding clumping factor A-like, translating to MTSPPTSFKQRKYGKDIYNGVGGSIQMGSYDDDRCLSVSGDDEDANGDGGDDGGNVVSLPDSSVPSQRRAAALPSNTDGGVLMTSSPPRLTTCGDSDCDSDDESDGDSDFELENAIRYKKKIERTHADDNLSDDDDDDDNISDSETYSSDDEPAIVGYGERRRTRSRNVSDSPPLDIQDLLTGVVVDDCAPDDIDVRYTYNINNDLAYSKCTQKFQFPVYSKADQKVIMAIRKKCKKFVTIKDTVFVKNLISKYTDSKIFDCNHYPSRFPSKNLEESMTALKTLSKCLTDDLTNGKTIMVQRSALGAALSAYSANVEVVPTIFQRHTNHVKNARV from the exons ATGACAAGCCCACCGACGTCatttaaacaaagaaaataCG GCAAAGACATTTATAACGGTGTCGGTGGTTCGATCCAAATGGGTTCCTACGACGACGACCGGTGTCTAAGCGTCAGCGGCGATGACGAGGACGCCAACGGCGACGGCGGTGACGATGGCGGCAACGTAGTGTCTCTGCCAGACTCAAGCGTACCATCACAACGGCGGGCGGCTGCACTACCGTCGAACACCGATGGCGGCGTTCTGATGACGTCTTCGCCGCCGCGATTAACGACGTGCGGTGATTCTGACTGTGATTCCGACGATGAATCTGACGGTGATTCTGACTTCGAATTAGAAAACGCCAtacgttataaaaaaaaaatcgaacgaACACACGCTGACGACAACCTTtcggacgacgacgacgacgacgacaacatTTCTGACAGCGAAACTTACAGTTCTGACGATGAGCCGGCAATAGTTGGTTACGGAGAACGCAGACGTACACGATCTCGTAATGTATCCGACTCGCCCCCACTCGATATTCAGGATTTACTGACGGGCGTGGTTGTCGACGACTGTGCGCCCGACGACATTGACGTTAGGTATACTTACAACATTAACAACGATTTGGCGTACTCAAAGTGTACGCAGAAATTCCAATTTCCAGTGTATTCGAAAGCCGACCAAAAGGTTATTATGGCTATCCGAAAGAAATGTAAGAAATTCGTGACAATCAAAGATACCGTGTTCGTCAAAAATCTCATTTCCAAATATACGGATTCGAAAATTTTCGATTGTAATCACTACCCGTCGAGGTTTCCGTCGAAAAATCTCGAAGAGAGTATGACCGCCTTGAAAACACTGTCGAAATGTTTGACCGACGATTTGACAAACGGAAAAACGATAATGGTACAGCGTTCCGCATTGGGCGCTGCGCTATCAGCGTACAGCGCCAACGTGGAAGTCGTGCCGACGATATTCCAAAGACACACAAACCATGTCAAGAATGCACGTGTATAA
- the LOC126549688 gene encoding uncharacterized protein LOC126549688, which translates to MLSRTPKTRFNIDKTTLKLLFVLGHNYLSYALGPALVREGPALAPVQWSNLFLHELNRFEQFFVLENTSITSNAKKRLPWLTDGVEDDDFCLHDVSVFDYFDRMPVDDLETSDTENVTSPWCNVSDSDDDDDDDVREVRKELKGLLRDQHHRWKTTDESVSRAMKRRVKRHDDNSESFRPNETLDFIRDAPESSTSDTDTVSGTATITVDDYKHPNYNRPGNNNDDANVKTVVIVPSRKRKQDEFEPFTLKHDETDILIDGVRTFGVLSNGHLQKKSRCGVYCALCAKNNYKTRNIVVDQNMAVSCCFTCIKSLYYRIRDKVNTFETIRDIIKIKVNDRYKQPLLFDSNNEFLDPLFPEMQTLSDLYPNTFNKLSPDFGKKLQARKFFDELCRRNAWNSGFGALAKQRKRQKPKDKPVEKPTDC; encoded by the coding sequence ATGTTGAGTAGAACACCGAAAACGCGGTTCAATATCGATAAGACGACATTGAAACTGTTATTCGTGTTGGGCCACAATTACCTATCGTACGCGTTGGGACCCGCCCTGGTGCGCGAAGGTCCAGCGTTGGCGCCGGTACAGTGGTCGAATTTGTTTTTACACGAATTGAATCGTTTCGAGCAGTTTTTCGTGTTGGAGAACACATCTATCACTTCGAATGCTAAAAAACGTTTACCTTGGCTCACGGACGGTGTTGAAGACGACGACTTTTGTCTGCACGACGTCAGCGTCTTCGATTATTTCGACCGGATGCCCGTCGACGATCTTGAAACATCGGACACGGAAAACGTAACGAGCCCATGGTGTAACGTTAGTGATagtgacgacgacgacgacgacgacgtgcgCGAAGTACGAAAAGAGTTGAAAGGGCTCTTGCGTGATCAACACCACAGATGGAAGACAACGGACGAGTCCGTGTCTCGGGCAATGAAGCGTCGTGTAAAACGCCATGATGATAACTCGGAAAGTTTTAGACCAAACGAGACGTTGGACTTTATACGAGACGCACCCGAATCATCGACATCAGACACAGACACGGTCTCCGGGACGGCAACGATCACCGTTGACGACTACAAACATCCTAACTATAATCGTCCCGGCAACAACAACGACGACGCTAACGTCAAAACAGTCGTGATCGTACCCAGTAGAAAGCGAAAACAAGACGAATTCGAGCCGTTTACTTTAAAACACGACGAGACTGACATACTTATAGACGGGGTACGTACGTTCGGTGTCTTGAGCAACGGACATTTACAGAAAAAATCACGTTGCGGAGTGTATTGTGCACTGTGCGccaaaaacaattacaaaacTCGAAACATAGTCGTAGACCAAAACATGGCCGTATCTTGTTGTTTTACGTGCATAAAATCGTTGTACTATCGTATTCGGGACAAGGTCAATACGTTCGAAACGATAAGggatataataaagataaaagtaAACGATAGGTACAAACAGCCGTTGTTGTTCGATTCCAACAATGAATTTTTGGACCCACTTTTCCCCGAAATGCAAACTTTGTCAGACCTGTACCCGAACACGTTTAATAAACTCTCACCAGATTTCGGTAAAAAATTACAAGCCCGTAAGTTTTTCGACGAATTGTGCCGGAGAAACGCATGGAATTCCGGCTTCGGTGCATTGGCTAAACAACGTAAGCGACAAAAACCAAAAGACAAACCCGTCGAAAAACCGACTGACTGttaa
- the LOC126549691 gene encoding uncharacterized protein LOC126549691 translates to MWFNNMISNNWKMSIAIGGIAVGFAGLAAAYNKLYNNENRQVKYEIIPIYKKKLEELGMVDNNSTIGPIFLCGKKNNDDFDLPDEIIIENYLNSFSEDPYDDTYSRALMETEIQTGLAKSFTCLRQKKYELVEEACKEELAKKKNKNKKKRLMRKIRRTLALNLLGTFAILRGDYVTAIEHLTTVVETSSASKKLVINSLIKRSSILYQRRQFKESLDDLQLAENYIHEIKRSDEIFNTI, encoded by the exons ATGTGGTTCAATAACATGATATCCAATAACTGGAAAATGAGTATTGCCATTGGTGGTATTGCGGTGGGCTTTGCGGGCTTGGCTGCTGCTTACAATAAACTG tacaataATGAGAATCGTCAAGTTAAATATGAAATCATaccaatatacaaaaaaaaacttgaagaaTTAGGAATGGTTGACAATAATTCGACCATAGgtccaatatttttatgtg GAAAAAAGAACAATGATGACTTCGATTTGCCTGATGAAATcatcattgaaaattatttgaattcttTTAGCGAAGATCCATATGACGATACATATTCACGCGCATTAATGGAAACGGAAATTCA AACTGGTCTCGCCAAATCCTTCACATGCCTCcgtcaaaaaaaatatgaactcgTTGAGGAGGCATGTAAAGAAGAATTggcgaagaaaaaaaataaaaataagaagaaaAGGTTGATGAGAAAAATTCGAAGAACATTGGCATTAAATCTTCTTGGTACTTTTGCCATACTACGGGGAGATTATGTGACTGCAATTGAACATCTCACTACTGTTGTAGAAACATCAAGTGCTTCTAAaaag TTGgtgataaattcattaatcaaGAGATCTTCAATTTTGTATCAACGAAGACAATTTAAAGAATCTCTTGATGATTTACAACTAgcagaaaattatattcatgagATCAAGCGATcagatgaaatatttaataccatttaa
- the LOC114132120 gene encoding proteasome subunit beta type-4 — MEFVSQNWIPGNFKSVPDTGRTAHDVVQHGWTPITTTTSVLGVVFESGVALAADTLTSYGSMACFQNNPRILTVNQNIIVAAAGEYSDYQFIRDVVEEKVRTEKSLNDGISMKPKALHTWLSRVLYNRRTKMKPLWSTFLVAGVQNDVPFLGEIDKLGTAFVDDQIASGYGAYLALPLMRKAIDEKREKFNSKLTKDEAVDLLKKCMEVLYYRDARSHDKYQIGIITKDSVEVQNLALKPRWEVAKLVQGYE, encoded by the exons aTGGAGTTTGTAAGTCAAAACTGGATTCCTGGAAACTTTAAGAGTGTCCCCGATACTGGACGTACAG CTCATGATGTTGTGCAGCATGGTTGGACACCAATCACTACTACTACTTCTGTTCTTGGAGTTGTGTTTGAATCTGGTGTAGCTTTGGCTGCAGATACACTTACATCATATGGTTCAATGGCCTGTTTCCAGAATAATCCCAGAATATTGACG gtgaatcaaaatattattgtagctGCAGCTGGTGAATATTCTGATTACCAATTTATACGAGATGTTGTTGAAGAAAAAGTGAGGACTGAAAAGAGTCTGAATGACGGAATATCAATGAAACCAAAAGCTTTGCACACATGGTTATCTCGTGTCTTATACAACCGCAGGACAAAGATGAAGCCTCTCTGGTCTACATTCTTAGTGGCTGGAGTCCAAAATGATGTTCCCTTTTTGGGTGAAATCGATAAATTGGGAACTGCATTTGTAGATGATCAAATTGCCAGTGGCTATGGTGCATACCTTGCATTACCATTAATGCGAAAAGCTATTGATGAGAAGCGTGAAAAATTCAATTCTAAACTAACTAAAGATGAAGCTGTCGATCTGCTTAAAAAGTGCATGGAAGTGTTGTATTACAG agaTGCAAGGAGTCacgataaatatcaaattggtATTATTACCAAAGATTCCGTAGAAGTACAAAATCTTGCATTGAAACCGAGATGGGAAGTTGCCAAGCTGGTGCAAggatatgaataa
- the LOC114132121 gene encoding uncharacterized protein CG1161 isoform X1, which yields MMKIPVMVGVLSLITLLKAESYEDARCKCVCTIVNGTEMYNKLFIANVLPSNDCNGVSLPIIGEVNNTKKELCPRCTCTYESRNTTTMKVVVLIVLCVVSCLVMYMFFLLCLEPMIRRRKLVGAYVEHTNEEVCSLLEATMSDSGSFDDVPPAVSLNTRGGSDPMVSVANSSNVLNRFGHQQDKWKKQVKEQRKNIYDRHTILN from the exons ATGATGAAGATTCCTGTTATGGTGGGCGTTTTATCGTTGATCACCTTGTTGAAG GCTGAATCATATGAAGACGCCCGTTGCAAATGTGTTTGTACTATAGTGAATGGTacagaaatgtataataaattatttatagctaaTGTTCTTCCTAGCaa TGATTGTAACGGAGTAAGTTTACCTATTATTGGTGAAgtgaataatacaaaaaaagaattatgtcCGCGATGCACTTGTACTTATGAGAGTAGAAACACTACAACTATGAAA gtGGTTGTATTGATTGTGCTGTGCGTGGTATCGTGTTTGGTGATGTACATGTTTTTCCTACTATGCCTGGAGCCTATGATAAGAAGACGCAAGCTTGTTGGCGCATACGTTGAGCACACCAACGAAGAGGTATGTTCTTTATTGGAGGCGACCATGTCCGATAGCGGTAGTTTT GATGATGTTCCACCTGCTGTTTCGTTAAACACAAGGGGAGGAAGTGATCCAATGGTTTCTGTAGCTAATAGCAGTAATGTTCTTAACAGATTTGGACATCAACAAGACAAATGGAAGAAACAGGTGAAagaacaaagaaaaaatatctatgATCGTCATACTATTctcaattaa
- the LOC114132121 gene encoding uncharacterized protein CG1161 isoform X2, translated as MMKIPVMVGVLSLITLLKAESYEDARCKCVCTIVNGTEMYNKLFIANVLPSNDCNGVSLPIIGEVNNTKKELCPRCTCTYESRNTTTMKVVVLIVLCVVSCLVMYMFFLLCLEPMIRRRKLVGAYVEHTNEEDDVPPAVSLNTRGGSDPMVSVANSSNVLNRFGHQQDKWKKQVKEQRKNIYDRHTILN; from the exons ATGATGAAGATTCCTGTTATGGTGGGCGTTTTATCGTTGATCACCTTGTTGAAG GCTGAATCATATGAAGACGCCCGTTGCAAATGTGTTTGTACTATAGTGAATGGTacagaaatgtataataaattatttatagctaaTGTTCTTCCTAGCaa TGATTGTAACGGAGTAAGTTTACCTATTATTGGTGAAgtgaataatacaaaaaaagaattatgtcCGCGATGCACTTGTACTTATGAGAGTAGAAACACTACAACTATGAAA gtGGTTGTATTGATTGTGCTGTGCGTGGTATCGTGTTTGGTGATGTACATGTTTTTCCTACTATGCCTGGAGCCTATGATAAGAAGACGCAAGCTTGTTGGCGCATACGTTGAGCACACCAACGAAGAG GATGATGTTCCACCTGCTGTTTCGTTAAACACAAGGGGAGGAAGTGATCCAATGGTTTCTGTAGCTAATAGCAGTAATGTTCTTAACAGATTTGGACATCAACAAGACAAATGGAAGAAACAGGTGAAagaacaaagaaaaaatatctatgATCGTCATACTATTctcaattaa
- the LOC114132115 gene encoding protein adenylyltransferase Fic, producing MRCLALKLFQSNGVMYKYYSVIFIFLFGALSSIVFNKYWNYTLYVDDQTRHLIVRRPFSIIDFDDHEYFDSNQDAHELIIRETDVHVVSDQDNVEALMSLIAANEMKSMGKGEKALKLIEHGIALAPKNPDLLNGYGELIETLRDDILTADQMYYQALIYSPKHKEALINRKRTQIIVDDLDWQQLKRIDEKRDKMALISDSNMALRRAKKEAYFQHIYHTVGIEGNRMSLSETRSILETRMAIGGRSIAEHNEIIGLEAALKYINATLINRLGNISVDDILEIHKRVMGFVDPLESGVFRQTQVFVGGHVPPGPSHIGTLIENFSLWLNSESTLRLHPVRFAALAHYKLVHIHPFTDGNGRTSRLLMNMILMQAGYPPVIIPKGERHKYYRTLEFANKGDIRPFLRFIAECTERTLNHFLLSTTTEFSTDIPELDYDNIIINES from the exons ATGAGGTGTTTAGCTCTGAAGTTATTCCAAAGCAATGGGgtaatgtacaaatattattctgtgatctttatatttttgtttggagCACTGTcaagtattgtttttaataaatactggAACTACACTCTGTACGTTGATGATCAAACCAGACATCTGATTGTACGCCGCCCTTTttctattattgattttgatgatcatgaatattttgattcgAATCAAGACGCCCACGAACTAATCATCAGAGAAACAGATGTGCATGTTGTGT CTGATCAAGATAATGTGGAAGCGTTAATGTCACTGATTGCTGCCAACGAGATGAAATCAATGGGTAAAGGTGAAAAAGCGTTAAAACTTATCGAACATGGTATTGCACTTGCTCCAAAAAATCCTGATTTATTAAATGGTTATGGTGAACTTATTGAAACACTTCGAGATGACATTTTAACAGCCGATCAGATGTATTATCAg GCACTTATATATAGTCCAAAACATAAAGAAGCATTAATCAATCGTAAAAGAACTCAAATTATTGTTGATGATTTGGATTGGCAACAGCTCAAGCGTATTGACGAAAAAAGAGATAAAATGGCTTTAATATCAGATTCTAATATGGCTCTTAGAAGAgcaaaaaaagaagcatattttCAG cacatTTATCATACTGTTGGCATTGAAGGAAATAGAATGTCTTTATCAGAAACTAGGTCTATTTTAGAAACTAGAATGGCCATTGGTGGTAGAAGTATTGCTGAACACAATGAGATAATAGGTCTAGAAGCAGCTCTTAAGTACATAAATGCAACATTAATCAATCGACTTGGTAATATATCTGTTGATGATATTTTGGAAATTCATAAACGAGTAATGGGATTCGTTGATCCTTTAGAAAGTGGAGTTTTTCGTCAAACACAA GTATTTGTTGGTGGCCATGTTCCTCCGGGACCATCTCATATTGGaacattaattgaaaatttttctttatggCTCAATTCTGAATCTACTCTCAGACTGCATCCTGTAAGATTTGCAGCTCTGGCACATTACAAATTAGTACATATACATCCATTTACTGATGGTAATGGACGAACTTCACGTCTGCTGatgaatatgattttaatgcaAGCTGGCTATCCACCAGTTATTATACCAAAAGGAGAAAgacataa atattatcgAACTTTGGAATTCGCAAATAAAGGAGACATTAGGCCATTTTTGAGGTTTATTGCTGAATGCACTGAAAGaacattaaatcattttttattgtctaCTACAACCGAATTTTCAACTGACATTCCAGAATtagattatgataatataattataaatgaatcttAA
- the LOC114132116 gene encoding probable malonyl-CoA-acyl carrier protein transacylase, mitochondrial: protein MVLIGKCHQLYGCFQKTSTKRLINTLFSSSSESKYLNYGPQLRFMSIDNDSKHTHETDIKKLLEDGTVPEESSVVGDTENWTTSPYPKGSYVPHKNQSQAQHALRPKVDPKETSILMFPGQGTQFVGMGKNLLVFPQVVEMFEAASEILKYNLLKLCLEGPKSKLDQTIYSQPAIFVCSLGAVEKLKEEKLSAIENCMAVAGYSIGEFAALTFAGCFSFEQAVNLVKVRAEAMHYASEIEPGGMANIYLSPDSKLKYALKMARDWCLDKGIEKPVCSISNYLNPDCKVVAGHLEALKYLESNLKQYNLRKMQRLNVSGAFHTELMRPAVEPFAAALRNIKIAEPLIAVHSNIDGKRYHNSAQIYRNLPKQIYKPVKWEQTLHILYERPVGSDFPDTFECGPGSTLRNLLKTVNSKAHSSCLTIDI, encoded by the exons ATGGTGTTAATTGGAAAGTGTCATCAATTGTATGGCTGTTTTCAAAAAACGTCCACTAAACGCTTAATAAATACCTTATTCAGTTCTTCGTcagaatcaaaatatttaaattatgggcCACAACTAAGGTTCATGTCAATTGACAACGATTCAAAACACACACATGAAactgacataaaaaaattgttggaagATGGGACAGTCCCAGAAGAGTCATCTGTTGTAGGAGACACTGAAAACTGGACAACATCCCCATATCCGAAAG GTTCATATGTACCTCACAAAAACCAGTCTCAAGCGCAGCATGCTCTACGGCCAAAGGTTGACCCCAAAGAAACATCAATACTCATGTTTCCTGGCCAAGGTACCCAGTTTGTGGGTATGGGAAAAAATCTGTTAGTGTTTCCTCAGGTTGTAGAGATGTTCGAAGCAGCCAGTGAAATACTGAAGTATAATCTATTGAAACTTTGTTTGGAAGGACCAAAATCTAAATTGGATCAAACCATCTATAGTCAACCAGCCATCTTTGTGTGTTCCTTAGGTGCAGTTGAGAAACTAAAAGAAGAGAAACTTAGTGCCATTGAAAACTGTATGGCTGTTGCTGGTTATAGTATTGGAGAATTTGCTGCGCTTACATTTGCTGGATGCTTTTCATTCGAACaag cGGTCAATTTAGTAAAAGTACGTGCTGAAGCAATGCATTATGCATCTGAAATTGAACCGGGTGGGATggcaaacatttatttaagtccagattctaaattaaaatatgctttGAAAATGGCCAGAGATTGGTGTCTGGATAAAGGAATTGAAAAACCTGTTTGTTCTATATCAAACTATTTGAATCCTGATTGTAAAGTGGTTGCTGGACATTTAGAA gcattaaagtatttagaatcaaatttaaaacaatataacctAAGAAAGATGCAAAGGTTAAATGTTTCTGGTGCATTTCATACGGAACTCATGCGCCCTGCTGTTGAACCATTTGCAGCTGCATTGCGTAACATAAAAATAGCAGAACCTCTGATAGCCGTTCATTCAAATATTGATGGAAAACGTTATCATAACAGTGCtcaaatttatagaaatttacctaaacaaatatacaaaccTGTTAAGTGGGAACAGACATTACACATATTGTATGAACGTCCAGTTGGGTCTGATTTCCCAGATACCTTTGAGTGTGGTCCTGGCTCTACCCTcagaaatctattaaaaacagttaattCTAAGGCTCATTCTTCTTGTCTgactattgatatttaa